Proteins found in one uncultured Desulfuromonas sp. genomic segment:
- a CDS encoding 3'-5' exonuclease, which yields MHTTRTQQDLIVLDFETSGMAPQRGDRAIEIGAVKVNNGRIVDHFESLMNPGFRVSSFIEEFTGITNDELRRAPRCEEVMQQFSEFIGGAPLVAHNASFDQRFLKSEFARIGEGKSLRFGCSMLVARRLYPQAPNHKLATLVAYRQLPSQGLFHRALADAEMTAHLWMEMEREVCRRCQVDMVPFEVLRGLGKVPQKKIADHLKKVLSEQSESFVFS from the coding sequence ATGCACACAACACGCACACAACAGGATCTGATTGTCCTCGACTTTGAAACCAGTGGTATGGCACCACAACGAGGGGACCGAGCTATTGAGATTGGCGCGGTTAAAGTTAATAATGGCCGGATTGTCGATCATTTTGAAAGTTTGATGAACCCGGGATTTAGAGTCAGTTCGTTTATCGAAGAGTTCACCGGGATTACCAACGATGAATTACGTCGTGCTCCACGCTGTGAAGAGGTGATGCAACAGTTCTCAGAATTTATCGGCGGTGCGCCTCTGGTTGCTCATAACGCCTCCTTTGATCAGCGTTTTTTGAAAAGTGAGTTTGCCCGTATCGGCGAAGGCAAATCGTTGCGTTTTGGCTGCAGTATGTTGGTGGCACGCCGCCTTTATCCGCAGGCACCTAATCATAAACTGGCGACCCTGGTCGCCTATAGGCAGCTTCCCAGTCAGGGGTTGTTTCACCGTGCTTTGGCCGACGCCGAGATGACTGCTCATCTCTGGATGGAGATGGAGCGGGAAGTCTGTCGACGTTGTCAGGTTGATATGGTGCCCTTTGAAGTCTTGCGTGGGCTGGGCAAGGTACCTCAGAAAAAAATTGCCGATCACCTGAAAAAGGTTCTGTCAGAGCAATCGGAGTCATTTGTGTTTTCATGA
- a CDS encoding cold-shock protein — protein sequence MAEGTVKWFNDAKGFGFIEQDNGPDVFVHFSEIQGEGFKSLAEGERVTFEITDGQKGPQAANVVKQ from the coding sequence ATGGCAGAAGGTACAGTTAAGTGGTTTAACGACGCAAAAGGTTTTGGTTTTATCGAGCAGGACAATGGACCTGATGTGTTCGTTCATTTCTCAGAAATTCAGGGTGAAGGCTTCAAATCTCTTGCAGAAGGTGAACGTGTCACTTTCGAGATCACTGATGGCCAAAAAGGCCCTCAAGCCGCAAACGTTGTAAAGCAATAA
- a CDS encoding transcription elongation factor GreAB — protein MDKERLRQCIIDKIEQDVELALAAAKAAHEAAINEETQPDNKYDTLALESSYIAQGHANRAQQLKKALDVYKKLEMQNFAPYEPFYLTALVGIEYEDGRLRQLFLGPEAGGLKVDCDGESVVVITPGSPLCGALLGKQVGDVVSSGRATDKEFEIIWVC, from the coding sequence ATGGATAAAGAACGTTTGCGTCAATGCATTATTGACAAAATTGAGCAAGATGTTGAACTGGCTTTGGCCGCGGCCAAAGCCGCTCATGAAGCCGCCATCAATGAAGAAACTCAACCGGACAATAAATACGATACCCTGGCGTTGGAATCTTCCTACATTGCTCAGGGCCATGCAAATCGTGCCCAGCAACTTAAAAAAGCGCTGGATGTTTATAAAAAACTCGAAATGCAGAACTTTGCTCCCTATGAACCGTTTTATCTTACAGCGTTGGTCGGAATCGAATATGAAGATGGTCGTCTGCGGCAACTGTTTCTCGGCCCGGAAGCTGGCGGATTGAAGGTGGATTGTGACGGTGAATCAGTTGTTGTTATCACGCCTGGTTCCCCCTTGTGTGGCGCGCTGCTCGGAAAACAGGTCGGAGATGTGGTGAGCTCCGGGCGGGCAACCGACAAGGAGTTCGAGATCATTTGGGTCTGTTGA
- a CDS encoding FKBP-type peptidyl-prolyl cis-trans isomerase: protein MKKAQKGDQVSFNFIVRLDDGSVIDSTYDEVECETDHEVDSGPMQLTIGDGTFFTQVEQALVDMTEGATKNVVVPAEDAFGVYDPDQVFSLQRDQIPMDFTPEEGDLLELSAEDSDHAEIVKVLAVSDDEITLDANHPYAGQRLNCEIALEKILS from the coding sequence ATGAAAAAGGCGCAAAAAGGCGATCAGGTTTCTTTTAATTTCATCGTTCGTCTGGACGATGGAAGTGTCATTGATTCCACCTATGATGAGGTGGAATGTGAAACCGATCACGAAGTTGATTCCGGGCCAATGCAACTGACCATTGGCGACGGTACATTTTTCACCCAGGTGGAACAGGCTCTTGTCGACATGACTGAAGGAGCAACAAAAAATGTTGTGGTTCCGGCTGAAGATGCGTTTGGTGTCTATGATCCGGATCAGGTGTTTTCTCTGCAGCGCGATCAGATCCCCATGGACTTCACACCTGAGGAAGGAGACCTTCTCGAACTCAGCGCGGAAGACAGTGATCACGCTGAAATCGTTAAGGTGCTGGCTGTGAGTGATGATGAAATCACTCTTGATGCCAACCATCCTTATGCCGGTCAGCGGCTGAATTGCGAAATCGCACTTGAAAAGATTTTGAGCTGA
- a CDS encoding OmpA family protein encodes MRNALRICVVVAVMVYMAGCSQPMNRTQKGAGIGAATGALAGALIGQAAGGDTEATLIGAGVGAAVGAGTGAGIGYYMDQQEQAMRNALASVEGVKIDRDGNILYVTFRSDNQFDVGSFTLRAGAQQDVARLAAILTEYHKTTILVAGHTDSTGSEEYNLGLSERRAMAVRNILVASGVTSTRITTVGFGESAPIADNSTEYGRQLNRRVALKITPI; translated from the coding sequence ATGCGTAATGCGCTTAGAATTTGTGTTGTGGTTGCGGTCATGGTTTATATGGCAGGTTGTTCTCAACCGATGAACCGGACCCAGAAGGGGGCGGGGATTGGTGCTGCGACTGGTGCACTTGCCGGTGCTCTCATCGGCCAGGCTGCCGGCGGCGACACCGAAGCAACGTTGATTGGTGCCGGAGTTGGCGCCGCTGTCGGAGCCGGTACCGGCGCCGGCATCGGCTATTACATGGATCAGCAAGAGCAGGCGATGCGCAATGCTCTGGCCTCCGTTGAGGGGGTGAAAATTGACCGAGACGGTAACATCCTTTATGTCACCTTCCGTTCCGACAACCAGTTTGATGTCGGTTCGTTTACCCTCAGAGCCGGTGCACAACAGGATGTAGCCCGTTTAGCAGCCATCCTGACGGAATACCATAAGACGACAATTCTGGTTGCCGGTCATACCGACAGCACCGGCAGCGAAGAATATAATCTGGGCCTTTCCGAACGTCGTGCTATGGCGGTACGTAATATTCTGGTTGCCAGTGGTGTCACATCAACCCGCATTACCACCGTGGGATTCGGTGAAAGCGCACCGATAGCCGATAACAGCACCGAATACGGTCGCCAACTCAACCGGCGTGTGGCCCTGAAAATCACCCCCATCTGA
- a CDS encoding phospholipase A, with product MRVIRGLCVSLFCCALFVSPCWAASEPLSALQTDLLNAVQSGEYDDLTVGQLRELLEKQHAQTCAPQCENLEEPLITRSVVDQRLTSENLASRLPFSIIPHKRNYLLPVTYNSHVNSEPFEVDDEDMDRFEVKFQFSFKVPVWQNVIGNADLWAAYTNLSFWQAYNQPFSSPFRETNHEPELFLTIENDTKIFGLTNSLILIGLNHQSNGQGGTLSRSWNRLYLNFILDRDDFVLSFSPWYRFEEDRDDDDNPDIDKYLGYGEIKFGYKWDQHVFSVMLRNNLRQHGNKGAVQVDWTFPLTSQLKGYVQYFNGYGESLIDYNASSNRIGFGVVLSDLF from the coding sequence GTGCGCGTGATCAGGGGTCTGTGTGTCAGTCTTTTTTGCTGTGCGTTGTTCGTGTCACCCTGCTGGGCCGCCAGTGAGCCTTTGTCAGCCTTGCAAACGGATCTGCTCAATGCCGTTCAAAGTGGTGAGTATGATGATCTTACCGTGGGGCAACTGCGAGAACTTCTAGAGAAGCAACATGCGCAAACCTGTGCTCCACAATGTGAAAACCTCGAAGAACCACTTATCACGAGGTCGGTGGTGGATCAGCGTCTTACAAGTGAAAACCTGGCATCGCGCTTGCCATTTTCAATCATTCCCCACAAACGCAATTACTTGCTGCCTGTCACCTACAACTCCCATGTCAATTCAGAGCCGTTTGAGGTGGATGATGAGGATATGGATCGCTTTGAAGTGAAATTTCAATTCAGCTTTAAAGTACCGGTCTGGCAAAATGTCATTGGCAATGCCGATTTGTGGGCAGCCTATACCAACCTGTCATTCTGGCAGGCCTATAATCAACCGTTTTCCAGCCCGTTTCGTGAGACCAACCATGAACCTGAACTGTTTTTGACCATTGAAAACGACACAAAAATTTTCGGTTTGACCAATTCACTGATTCTGATCGGGCTTAACCATCAGTCCAACGGTCAGGGGGGCACACTGTCGCGCAGCTGGAATCGTCTCTATCTTAATTTTATCCTTGATCGCGATGATTTTGTCCTCAGCTTCAGCCCCTGGTATCGCTTTGAAGAAGATCGTGATGATGACGACAATCCCGATATCGACAAGTATCTCGGTTATGGGGAGATAAAATTCGGTTACAAATGGGATCAGCATGTTTTTTCCGTGATGCTGCGTAACAATTTGCGTCAGCATGGCAATAAAGGAGCTGTTCAGGTGGATTGGACGTTCCCGCTGACGTCCCAGCTCAAAGGTTATGTTCAGTATTTCAACGGTTACGGAGAGAGTTTGATCGATTACAACGCGTCATCCAACCGCATCGGCTTCGGGGTGGTGCTCAGCGATCTGTTCTGA
- a CDS encoding GNAT family N-acetyltransferase yields the protein MSIVPASVKDWQDFNRLAEQQGWDVPDNELSFYPQSLNSYCYALKSADRVQGFVTAVLHGQTAWIGNLIIDPTFRGQGLGGYLFDYILQQLWKAGAVSIWLTASNQGRPLYERRGFELVDEMVRLRVNGTGCKNAIGQLCAAQLETLYQIDCAAWGESRTAMLSHLGRQGRLVQNQTQTALVQFDSLGGIIGPWYAAEGFPAADIRLVEEAQSLFSRETELVCDLRASSVPLAAFAHLGTLTQSENVLMAVGDRNGCSLDSMIALASLGSMG from the coding sequence ATGAGCATTGTTCCGGCCTCGGTGAAAGATTGGCAAGACTTCAACCGTCTGGCAGAGCAACAGGGGTGGGATGTTCCTGACAACGAGCTGAGCTTTTATCCGCAAAGTCTTAATAGCTACTGTTATGCACTTAAGTCCGCTGATCGGGTTCAGGGATTTGTCACTGCTGTGCTCCATGGTCAAACAGCCTGGATTGGCAACCTTATTATTGATCCGACGTTTCGTGGTCAGGGGTTGGGTGGCTATCTGTTTGATTATATTCTCCAGCAATTGTGGAAGGCCGGTGCCGTGAGCATCTGGTTGACGGCCTCCAATCAGGGACGACCACTCTATGAACGGCGTGGATTTGAACTGGTCGATGAAATGGTGCGTTTGCGTGTCAATGGAACCGGTTGTAAAAATGCCATTGGCCAGCTTTGTGCTGCGCAACTAGAAACGCTCTATCAGATCGATTGTGCGGCCTGGGGCGAGTCACGTACTGCTATGTTGTCACATCTCGGGCGACAGGGACGGTTGGTGCAGAACCAAACTCAGACCGCGCTTGTCCAGTTTGATTCACTTGGTGGAATTATTGGTCCTTGGTATGCCGCAGAGGGTTTTCCCGCCGCCGACATCCGTCTGGTTGAGGAGGCTCAAAGCTTGTTTTCCCGTGAAACCGAGCTGGTCTGTGATTTGCGTGCCTCCTCTGTCCCGCTGGCTGCTTTTGCCCACCTTGGCACTCTGACACAGAGCGAAAATGTGCTGATGGCTGTCGGTGACCGTAATGGCTGTTCACTGGATTCCATGATTGCTCTGGCCAGCCTGGGCAGCATGGGGTGA
- the nifV gene encoding homocitrate synthase, with translation MKAIDSTRTIVIDDTTLRDGEQTAGVVFSLDEKKQIAKALDEIGVGELECGIPAMGREEQASVRALVDMDLNARLITWNRAVVSDIQASIHSGVKAVDISLSVSDVHIEHKLAKSRDWVKAQLHRALEFAKSHDLYVSIGGEDSSRADLDFLCELTEIGAEYGADRFRYCDTLGVMDPFTTFDHIAYLHTNGALPLEVHTHNDLGMATANAIAGIRAGADFVNTTVNGLGERAGNAALEEVVMAMKYACDRPLAIDTHRFVELSRLVGQASHRPVPEWKAVVGEKVFSHESGLHADGVLKYPKNYEGFDPSEVGLTRHMVLGKHSGGHGLQSRLQTLGVHLEADKVKLLLQQVRTISQKYKRSLADDELLNLVEHPANISGVING, from the coding sequence ATGAAAGCGATTGATTCAACCCGGACGATCGTGATTGATGATACCACCTTGCGTGATGGTGAACAGACTGCAGGGGTGGTTTTCTCTCTGGACGAAAAAAAACAGATCGCCAAAGCGCTTGATGAAATTGGCGTTGGTGAACTGGAATGTGGCATCCCTGCCATGGGACGAGAAGAACAGGCTTCGGTGCGGGCTCTTGTCGATATGGATCTCAATGCACGGTTGATTACCTGGAATCGGGCGGTGGTTTCCGATATCCAAGCTTCCATTCACAGTGGCGTTAAAGCCGTGGACATCTCCTTGTCTGTTTCCGATGTTCACATTGAGCATAAATTGGCCAAGTCTCGTGACTGGGTTAAAGCACAATTGCATCGGGCTCTGGAGTTTGCCAAATCTCACGACCTCTATGTCTCTATCGGCGGAGAGGATTCCAGCCGTGCGGATCTCGATTTTCTCTGTGAGCTGACCGAAATCGGTGCCGAGTATGGCGCAGATCGCTTCCGCTACTGCGATACGTTGGGGGTGATGGATCCCTTTACCACCTTTGACCATATCGCTTATCTGCATACTAACGGCGCTTTACCTTTGGAGGTTCACACCCATAACGATTTGGGGATGGCGACGGCCAATGCCATTGCCGGGATTCGCGCCGGGGCTGATTTTGTCAATACCACGGTTAACGGTCTTGGCGAACGCGCCGGCAATGCCGCGTTGGAAGAGGTGGTCATGGCGATGAAATATGCCTGTGACCGACCATTGGCGATCGACACCCATCGTTTTGTTGAGTTATCCCGTCTGGTTGGACAGGCCAGCCATCGTCCGGTACCGGAATGGAAAGCCGTGGTTGGCGAAAAGGTCTTTTCTCACGAATCCGGCTTGCATGCCGACGGTGTTTTGAAATACCCGAAAAACTACGAGGGGTTTGATCCCAGCGAGGTTGGTCTGACCCGTCACATGGTACTGGGCAAGCATTCCGGTGGTCACGGACTGCAGAGCCGCCTGCAGACTCTTGGCGTACATCTGGAAGCGGACAAAGTTAAGCTTTTACTTCAACAAGTACGCACTATCTCTCAGAAATATAAGCGTTCTTTGGCTGATGACGAATTGTTGAATCTTGTGGAGCATCCGGCAAATATTTCCGGTGTTATCAACGGATGA